Sequence from the Periplaneta americana isolate PAMFEO1 chromosome 5, P.americana_PAMFEO1_priV1, whole genome shotgun sequence genome:
CCTCGTCTAGCGTGCGAGTTTGACTACTTGAAGACTGAATACACGGAAAGGAAAAGCAGTAGCAGCAGCGAAATTGATGCTGATTCTAGTGGCAGCAGCATCCGGAAGAACAGCTTCCTGAGGCGTCGTCGGCCTCGTCGCCGCCGCCGGCGCCGTCCTAttgacagcagtagtagtagttgtaatagcacTACTAGCAGCATCAAAACCCTCCTCGTGTGCCTGGATGGTGTGCTTGACGaaggtgagtgtgtgtgtgtgtgtgtttatgtgtatgtgtatgtgtatgtgtatgtgtatgtgtatgtgtgttttttttctttcactggcGAATATTTACGACGTGATTGTAGAGTATTGATGGAATGATGATtatcagacagcggattttcggtcccgatgcTGAACGTTAGATGCAGGTCAGTTGCAGagaggtcattgaactcattgctaccCTCCCTTCGTAAGTGAAGGGACGTGACGTGTTGTCGCTGTGTAGAGACCAAAAATCCGCTGTATGATGATGGTGAGGGAAAACGTGCGAATCCCGAGAAAAATCTTCGCTCATCCTTTGTCTATAACAAATTTTTCGTGACCTAGAAGGGGAGCCTCTTGAATAACTGATATCCAAAATAAATCATAAAGTTGGATGTTTCTTGTAGACGTAAAAGCACTATATTGTTCACTTTTCAGAATGGAGTGATAAAAGTTACTGTTCATGTTCTGAAGATATCGGCGGTCCTGATATTACCCTGAAATTTCGTAATTGCCGTTTATATCACAGtgactcatgtttatatgatatactAAAATCTCCTCTTGATGAAGAAGAGTTCTACGACTCTCTTAAACAGAAAGGTAAGTTGTCATTTGGACTGTAGAAGCGTTTGCCAATATTTTTAAAGGGCAGGTTTATAgaatgatttgcaaaaaatcaagCGATCTCCTAAAatcattgaactgtattataataaaattaacgtcTCAAACTctgaaagcattattattattattattattattattattattattattattattattattattattattaaaaatttattttgattttccatAAATTTTCCATTTGCAGCATCTTGGTCTGTCAGACGTGATAATCCTTCTTCTGAACTCGTTGACTCACTTAAATTGACATTCTCTTTTTCTAGCTCCTTTATGTCTTTG
This genomic interval carries:
- the LOC138700508 gene encoding uncharacterized protein — its product is MATKSESKLKPIKPLRTVITNKESDDSDLSDFSLLSDVEEITRNEALVAVPRLACEFDYLKTEYTERKSSSSSEIDADSSGSSIRKNSFLRRRRPRRRRRRRPIDSSSSSCNSTTSSIKTLLVCLDGVLDEEWSDKSYCSCSEDIGGPDITLKFRNCRLYHSDSCLYDILKSPLDEEEFYDSLKQKGMAK